One genomic window of Geodermatophilus sp. DSM 44513 includes the following:
- a CDS encoding AzlC family ABC transporter permease, giving the protein MAGSTEADRGWREGVRDGTPYAAATFVLAVSFGVVAVDLGVPAVAAVVMSAVVYSGSAQFAAVGIAAAGGGIAAAVGAAALVSSRFLPMGFALGPSLRGSRLRRALEGQATVDSAWAMASRGDGRFDRRYLFGHSGTQYVAWVLGTAVGVFVPGLDSRALGLDAVFPVFFLAILVAEVRDRLRFGVALAGAVIALALVPVSPPGLPVLAATAAALVGLRAGR; this is encoded by the coding sequence GTGGCGGGGTCGACGGAGGCCGACCGGGGGTGGCGCGAGGGGGTGCGCGACGGCACGCCGTACGCGGCGGCGACCTTCGTGCTCGCCGTGTCGTTCGGGGTGGTCGCCGTCGACCTCGGCGTGCCGGCGGTCGCCGCGGTGGTGATGTCGGCGGTGGTGTACTCCGGCTCGGCGCAGTTCGCCGCGGTGGGCATCGCCGCGGCCGGCGGCGGGATCGCCGCCGCCGTGGGCGCCGCGGCGCTGGTCAGCTCGCGCTTCCTGCCCATGGGCTTCGCGCTGGGGCCCTCGCTGCGCGGCAGCCGGCTGCGCCGCGCCCTGGAGGGGCAGGCGACCGTGGACTCCGCCTGGGCGATGGCCTCCCGCGGCGACGGCCGGTTCGACCGCCGCTACCTGTTCGGCCACTCCGGCACCCAGTACGTCGCCTGGGTGCTCGGCACCGCCGTCGGCGTGTTCGTGCCCGGGCTGGACAGCCGGGCCCTCGGCCTGGACGCCGTCTTCCCCGTCTTCTTCCTCGCCATCCTGGTCGCCGAGGTGCGCGACCGGCTGCGGTTCGGGGTGGCCCTCGCCGGAGCGGTGATCGCGCTGGCGCTGGTGCCGGTGTCCCCGCCGGGCCTGCCGGTGCTCGCCGCGACCGCCGCGGCGCTGGTCGGGCTGCGGGCCGGCCGGTGA
- a CDS encoding AzlD domain-containing protein, which produces MSAATVWALVVLCALGTALIRGVGPAATGDRALPAPVVRVVVLLSAALLAALVVTTALADGDRPAVGADTAGVAVAGLLLWRRAPVLVAVLAAVVVTAGLRAAGVA; this is translated from the coding sequence GTGAGCGCCGCGACCGTGTGGGCGCTGGTGGTGCTGTGCGCGCTGGGCACCGCGCTGATCCGCGGCGTGGGGCCGGCGGCCACTGGCGACCGGGCCCTGCCGGCACCGGTCGTGCGGGTGGTGGTGCTGCTGTCCGCGGCCCTGCTGGCCGCGCTGGTCGTGACCACCGCGCTGGCCGACGGCGACCGGCCGGCCGTCGGCGCGGACACCGCGGGCGTCGCCGTCGCCGGGCTGCTGCTGTGGCGCCGGGCGCCGGTGCTGGTCGCCGTCCTCGCCGCGGTGGTGGTGACGGCGGGCCTGCGCGCCGCCGGCGTGGCCTGA